The Nostoc sp. NIES-3756 DNA window TCGCGCTTTGCGAATCAACGACTATGAGGAACTTGGCGGAGTGGCAGGAGCATTGACCCGTCGGGCCACACAGGAGTATGACAACCTCATTAGAGAGTTTGGCAAAGAATCGGGCAAGGCATACCAAGCGACGATGCGACGGGTGATGCTGCGGATGGTGACAATTGAGGGGGGTGGAGTTGCACGGCGACGAGTGCCGGAGTCTGAGTTGGTGTATCCAGATTCGCAAGAGAACAAGCGTGTGGGGCTGGTGAGCGATTATTTAGTTAAAGCTCGTTTGCTGGTAAAAGGACAGGAGACAGGAGAGCCTTACGTCGAGCCGGCTCATGATTTCCTGGTGCGGGGTTGGGACAAATTACAGAAATGGATTAAGGAAGAACAGGAAGACTTGACTTTGCAACAACGTTTGACTCCTGCTGCCCTTGATTGGAAACATGGCAGAGGGATGCTTTGGATTGAGGAAGTTGCTCGTCTAGCTAAATTGGAGAAGGTGCTTGAATCACAGACAGATAACTGGCTCAACAAATTAGAGAAAGAGTTTGTGACACGCAGTATTCAAGAAAAACAAGACCGGATCGAAAAGTTGGAAGAAGATTTACGAATCTCTGAAGAACGCCGAATAGCAGCAGAATTAGAATTAGGAAGTGTCATTGCATCCCGACACTTTGAAATTGAAAAGAGTTTAGATTCATTGTTACTAGTTATGCGAACAGCGAGAGAACTGCAAAATTGGAAAACCAATAATAATCCACCTTTACAAAGCTATCCAACTGTTAGTCCTCTGTTCACTTTACAAACTATTCTTGACAATATCAACGAGCAAAATCGTTTAAATGTATCTGACGATGATGCGATTTGGCAATTCTTAGGGTACGACGTGGGCGAGGAGGTAGATTTAACTCTATCTCGCACCGAGCCTGAAAAAATCCATAGATTTGATAATCCCAATCAACAACACTTTATAACACTAGATACTAACGGCAAATTTAAGATTTGGGAATTACCAAACCAACTAATTGAAGAACCTCATCAAGTAGAAAATAACAGTATTTCTAATATTTTGTTTAGTCCAAACGGAGAATTTTTTATTACGATAAGTAGTAATAGTGTAGTATTTTGGGATTTAACAGGATATATACTTGGAAAATTTACTAGCAGACTAGCCTATGTTGTCTCAAAATTAATTTTTAGCCCCAATTCACAGCAAATTGCTCTTTTAGAAAGCATAGATGGAGGTGCAGATACACAGTTTTTGCACTTTTTTCAAGTTTTGAAAGATACAGGTAAAGTTATTCAAATTGGTGAAGGAGGTTATCGAGGATACTTTGGAAGAATGCGCTTCACTGAAGACAGCAATTATCTAATTACTGGAGCGCACAATCGAATTCGCTACTGGAATCTTAAGCCTAGATTACAGCTTCGGCTATCTCCTATTGGATGGTTTAGCGGTGAGATGTTATTGATGAAAGAAGAACTGGAAAAAGATATCTACAGTAGTGTACGGCAGAACCTTTATATAGAAAAGCTAAATGACGGCAAAGTTAGATTTCACAAAGGATATAAAGAGATTTTAGAAGTGGAAAATAATCCAGATTGGTTTGAACAAGCTTTTATAACTTCTGACGAAAAAAAGATTGCTACTTTGGGAAATGATGGAAAAGTGAGATTTTGGAATCTTGACGGCAAACAAATAAACAGCTTAAAAGAGATTCAGTTAGAACACTATCAAAGTGGCAACCAAGTAATTTTTAGTCGAGATGGACAGTATGTTGCTGTTATAAAAAATAATGGAATTTATATACTAAATGTATTAAATCAAAAAACAATAGGTAATATTGATGGGGATAGTTTCAGATTCTCGATAAGTTTTAGCTTTAGTCCAAATGGGCAGCGTATTGCTACTGTTGGTTCGGATCGGATAGTACGACTTTGGGATTTAAGAGGACGGCAACTTGCTGAATTAAACTTAACGAATCCACAAGTTGCCTCCATTCTTGGTACTTATTTCGATACCGGGGATGGAACCGACCCAGTGATTGGTTTTAGCCATGATGGTAAAAATTTAATCATCGCTGTAGGAGAAGGTCAAAATATACCTTTATTTTGGAAAATTGAAGAATTAGAGGATTTACTCAAACGTGGTTGTCAATGGATGGATGAATATCTGAGGAATCCCACAGCGAATATCAGTGAAGAAGAACGCAGATTATGTAAATATATTAAAGCTTCTCAGACGTAAACAGTCGGAAAGTAGGCAATGAATGAAGTGTAGGCAGTTGAAGTGCTTGTAAGCAAAAAAGGAGCGGCGATCGCCTTGATTCCACTGGAATTTTAGTTAGATAACCGTGTTAACAGGCAAGGCAGTTTCATAAATGAATAAATTTACACACAACTTAGCGATCGCCATCGGCATCAACCAATATCAGAACGGCATTGCCAAGTTGAA harbors:
- a CDS encoding nSTAND1 domain-containing NTPase, which produces MQWEENRTNFDRNLAVVIGINHYNSNGIHDLKTAVGDATTIADLLEKEYAYKKTDIIRLLDGEATLTGLKDLLSKTIPNQLKPTSGDRLIFYYAGHGIPRNSKDGPAGYLVPQDADLNKADSFLSMQYVYKQLNQLACHHLLVILDCCFAGTFQWAGSRKLIPILETVRREHYDRFIRFPAWQVITSSAHDQEAMDVALDNVVLAEDNRGTVTNSSHSPFALALIEGLQDNRADLIPDGVVTAHELYLYLEQRVSELSKERQNPGLYPLRREYDRGEFIFTKPGFTRDQLQPAPPLDENNNPYRGLKSFDEKHAQFFFGRQALIEELAKRLLLPNQPLAVVLGVSGSGKSSLVKAGLIPYLRDKQAKQWYILEPMRPGELPFTSLARVLLPVVNANLLEQLSQVSFLDEALKRVLESKTQADRDLDRANHAKPESDRPFQINETLIKVAELWSSATPEAKLLLVEDYLAQLETLCLPEERQLLVSLYDEILARLNSLLGHLQQYPQYLISAIKTWSQNHPNIKLLLVIDQFEELITASHETQADRRESNETGGSSTTEPKQWQPFLEMLRGAIAACPEEWRVVLTLRSDFEPRFLDSPLKSYWKDARFPVRAMNSDELRQAIEGPALKQALYFEPPELVGKLIDEVGQMPGALPLLSFALSELYAKLYERWKPGSSDRALRINDYEELGGVAGALTRRATQEYDNLIREFGKESGKAYQATMRRVMLRMVTIEGGGVARRRVPESELVYPDSQENKRVGLVSDYLVKARLLVKGQETGEPYVEPAHDFLVRGWDKLQKWIKEEQEDLTLQQRLTPAALDWKHGRGMLWIEEVARLAKLEKVLESQTDNWLNKLEKEFVTRSIQEKQDRIEKLEEDLRISEERRIAAELELGSVIASRHFEIEKSLDSLLLVMRTARELQNWKTNNNPPLQSYPTVSPLFTLQTILDNINEQNRLNVSDDDAIWQFLGYDVGEEVDLTLSRTEPEKIHRFDNPNQQHFITLDTNGKFKIWELPNQLIEEPHQVENNSISNILFSPNGEFFITISSNSVVFWDLTGYILGKFTSRLAYVVSKLIFSPNSQQIALLESIDGGADTQFLHFFQVLKDTGKVIQIGEGGYRGYFGRMRFTEDSNYLITGAHNRIRYWNLKPRLQLRLSPIGWFSGEMLLMKEELEKDIYSSVRQNLYIEKLNDGKVRFHKGYKEILEVENNPDWFEQAFITSDEKKIATLGNDGKVRFWNLDGKQINSLKEIQLEHYQSGNQVIFSRDGQYVAVIKNNGIYILNVLNQKTIGNIDGDSFRFSISFSFSPNGQRIATVGSDRIVRLWDLRGRQLAELNLTNPQVASILGTYFDTGDGTDPVIGFSHDGKNLIIAVGEGQNIPLFWKIEELEDLLKRGCQWMDEYLRNPTANISEEERRLCKYIKASQT